Genomic segment of Pochonia chlamydosporia 170 chromosome 1, whole genome shotgun sequence:
TCATCGGGCTGGTAAAGCTGTGGCACAACAATCGAAAATTAAAGACGTACGAAATCATTGACGAAGAACGACGCGCACGAATAGAAGTCATGAAACATTGCGGGATCCGCCATTTGAGCTATTCAAATGTGCCGTTTGGCGTGCGGGCAATAGAAAGAGGCGTAGAGGTGGAAGGCATATGGGTAGCTGGCTCTAGGTCAGCGGATACTAGCCAAATTGCTTCTTCTGCGACTTTAGCGGCGGTGGACGATTCAAATCAGAGGGGCCTAGGGGAAGGTGTTGTATATTACTCGTTGGAAGACTCTCGCGATAAGAACGGAGAGTCATCAAGTTCGGCCGCCACTCACTCGCCCACACCATGTCAAAAACACAACGAGCCTCGTCTGATAGGATGCTCTAATATTGGTGTCGAGAGCACAAGCAAGCAGCATTCCCCGACGAAAAAGGACAGCGGGGCGTACAGACCTCGTAGTTCCGGCCGACCGTCATTGCAAAACTCGGAGCGAAGCTTTACACTATCGCCGCAACAGCTCGCTAGGCATAGACCACGATCAAGGGCGGTGTCGCTGGACTCTAGTACCGTCAATAACGGGCTGAACACCGGCCAAGTCTATGGTTCTGCTCAGGTGTATGCGAATAGGACACACCGCAGGCTGAATTCTGGGTTTGAGGTTCACCCGGCTGGGACGTTTGGAATTCGGTATGAGCTTCCACCTGCGAGACCCAGAACCCAGTCCGGTGCGAAACGCGAGAGCATAGAGCTGCAGACAAAATCAACTCATACAAAACTacaaaaacaaagaagatgaTTTTTGCTTGCAATAGTGTATATTATGGGCTGAAATTTTGGGACTTCCGATCTCGGCCAGGGTACATATCATTGAATGTAGATAGATTGTGGTGCACGAAATATACCTTTTATATGACACAATTGACCAGGTGGATACTCGTCATGGGACAGAGTGAGCTTAGCTTTTGGATCTTCCATTGAAGCAGCTCCATTGATTCGGATGGCATGTCACAGTATAGCCGGTGTCAAATCTAAGTCAAGCCATGGGGGTCTAGTCTCGTAGTTCGATCGGGTTCTCGGGGATAAAGCCATCTTTCGTGCTAAAACCATCTTGCAAACAACCAAGATCCCATTGGCCCCAGACAACCACCACTGTTATAAATGTCCAACCGTATTTCCTTCTCTCGTTACAAACCCATCATAATATACACTTAAGCTCTGTAAACTCTGTCCCAGTACACTCACAGGCAAATTCAACTAATAGAATCTATCTGAAGAATGTCGTCTCAACAAGTCGCCCACGCCGCCACAACCGGCTTTGACAACGCCTCTGCATATGACGTCCATCGCCCGTCGTACCCACCCCAAGCAGTCCAGTCATTATTGGAAAACCTGGGCGTGGCTAATAAACCGCATGCGAGAATAGTTGATCTTGCGGCTGGTACAGGCAAGTTCACCGAGTTACTGGCTGCCCGGGAGGAACAGTACGAGATTGTGGCCGTGGAACCAGTGGCCAAGATGCGAGGGAGTCTCGAGGGTAAACATCTGAAGGGTGTGGAGGTGCGTGATGGCCTGGCTACGGGTATGGAAGTCGGTGATGGGTGGGCAGATGCTGTCATCGCGGCTCAGGTTTGTTGCCTTCACTTGCAGACTGATATGTATGCTAATGTGTCTGGGTAGTCGTTCCACTGGTGAGCTTGCCATTCTGAACGGCAGAGGATATTCTAACATTATAGGTTTGCAAACGAGGAGGCATTAAAGGAGATTCATCGGGTTTTAAAACCAggcgccaagtttggcatcatctgGAACATTGAGGACTGTAAGTTTTCTTGCCCACGTACGCTGGATCTCATTAACAGATTTGTTAGACAATCAACCGCCGCACTGGACGGCGTCTACGGCATGGGAAAACAAAATGAAACAACTTATCCTTGCGCTGCCGCCAGATGGTACCGACCGGTTCCGTGACGATAAGTGGCGACAGGTGTTTGAGCGTCAGGCCGAGGATGCTGCGCCGTGGTTTGAGGTGCCGATTCAGGAGGACAAGATTCCGTTTACAGAGCGGCGTACGAAGGAGTTGCTGTGGGATCGGATCCATACGCTCAGTCAGGTTGCTGTGCTGGGGGGTGCGGATAAGGATGTCTTTAAGAAGAGGTTTGATGCGATTCTGAGAGAGGGGGATCAGGTGTGGAATGAGGAGGGGGAGGTTGAGTTTCATGGGTTTACGACGTATGGGTGGACTAGGAGGTTGTAGATTGTGTTTAGAAGGTGAAATATTTCTGTGAAATAGGCTCAGGCAAATCCGCTGATAAGAACACATCAACGAGAGAGTTGTGGTGGTATCAAAGTTTATTCGTATTTTTGCTTTATGAATCTGCCGAAATGTACATTACTGTAACAGAGTTAGCCACTTCCTTCGAATTCAACACCATATGCGCTCACTCACCATTATTTCCTCGCACAAACGCATCGCCATAGTCCCTGCGCTTCTTGCCGTTGACATACTCCTCCGTCTTTTCCAGCGCAATGTTCATGTATCCGTCTACGGATTGCAGTTCGCCTGGCCGCGGGTGAGGTTAGTCATAGGATGCTTGGCCACTATACGTGGTGGCATATGCAGGCAGCTGGGTATGCGGTCCTGTATCTCACCCTTGTAGACGACGCCAGAGTTGAGCTTCACGATGACGGGATTGCCGATGATGTCGCTCAGGAAGCTGGACGGGTCCTTACCCTCGCCTTGTGAGATGTTGCCGTTCTCTGCTGATGACATTGTGTGCGAGGGTGCAGCCGATGAGGGGTGCTGGGTTGGGTTTGACGGGCAaagatgctggtgatgatgagatttTGGTGTGTGGTTTCCCATCTGAGGCTCGTTTGATGTCAGGGAGATTCAAAatgttggtgtctggtaAGAAGTGGGGTTGCTGGTGCCCGTCTCGCACTGTGGCAGCGAGCTGCCGCACGGCAGCCTGGAGTTGCGTCTGTTAGCGCTGCACAACCGCCAACAGTCGCTGTAACAACAAACAAGGCAACCAATCCACGCCTAAACAAACAAAGAGCGCCCCGCCGTTTGTGACATCGCAGTGAACATTGATGTCTgtctgcatgcatgtgtgcatgtgtggtctggtccgcAAGATACTCGACTCACTCGTCACACCACGCATCAACTGCGAAGGCTATTTAAGCTGCAGCATCGCCTGTACCGCGTTGGTTATGCGTAGCGCAGAGGCGCGCACAGGCTCCAAGCCTTTTCACTAATTTAACTCAACTACAAGTCCACCACTTCCCCCCTACCTACATTCATCATGAGTGGAGAGGAGACTTCTCCTCCGCGCCCCAGGGCCAAGAAGCTCCCCTTCAAGCCGACAGCTTTGCGCAAATCTGCGTCGCAAAAAGTCGAGACACCCGCCGATGCTACCAACACCGACGACGATGGCCTTGAATTGTTTCGCAGGTCAAAGGAGATGGAGCCCATTATGGCTGCCGACCGTGAGAGacggatgaagaagaagcagaaacaggaggaggagcgaCGAAAGTCGGCCGAATCTGCGAAAAGGCAacttgaggatgaggaccAGACGGGAGTCGAGGTGGACGAGGTACGGCACGACTCTCCTCAGGACGCTCGGAGTGGCACACCTGTTATTGGTGAGCCTAAGGATGGAAATTCAACGAGGTTTGTATCCAGAGTTGAAGGCGAGGTTTGCTTGTTCACTTTGGCTGACGGGTTGCAAAGCGAGTTGGTTACGCCGCCGGCATCAAAACGCACACGCTTGGATACGCCACCCTCTAGACGCAATGTCGAGAATATAGATATTGTGCCAGACGATTCACCATCTACCCGACTATTGCGATCACATACCAAGACAACTACAACAGGCAGCGTACACCATCCCATAATTGGAGCACCAAACGCAGAACCAATCAGTCTTCTTGACtcggatgacgatgacgacgactGTGTGCAAATAACATCAATACACACTCGGCAACGGGACGATAGTGTCGAAGTCCTCGAGACCAGCTTTGCCGCtcaagacgatgacgacgaattcGCCGAGTACATCCGCAAGGCAGAGGAGCAGCGTGCGCGAGATAAAGCCATGCTCAGCGTTGGCCCAGACGGAGCAGCCGCCAAAGACCCCATTGACGTTCTGGTGACATCTGTGGTGCCGGGCACGAAGCCCTGCTGTTTCAAGTTTTTGTTCGACAAGCAACTGCGCGTTGCTCGCAACACGTGGCTCTCACTTCAGCATCACAAGGGTCTCCTGAAGGAAGTACAAAAGGAAGACGACATTATTCTCACATGGCGGAGGCAAAAGGTATACGCATTTTCCACATTGCTCTCCCTGGGGATTCGACCGCAGGGCAATGGGAGGGCCGTCGTTGACGGAAACAGCTCAAACGGCCTTGCTGGGGACAGGACAAGAGTCCACATGGAGGCGTGGACGCTGGAGTTATTCCAGGAAATGGAGCGCGAGGGGGAGCAGAGGCGCAAGAGGGAAGCTGGCGAATTACCAGACGACGAAACGTCGCCCCAGGATGAAGGGGAGCCACCTCCTCCAGAAGTCAAGATTCGCGTCATCCTCAAGGCCCGAGACCTAGAAGACGTGAGATTAACGGTACGGCCGGAGACAACGGTCGAGACGCTCGTCACCGGATTCCGCAGCCAGCGGTCCATCGGGTCCGATAAAGATGTCGGACTGTGGTTTGACGGCGACAGGCTAGAAGAGCATGTCACCATGGACGAGGCGgagattgatgacatggacacgTTTGAAGTGCACATAAAATAGGGCTTGGCTTACACAGTCACACGAGAAGAAATAATGGATATTCATGCACGGCGTTTTTAAAATAGCGGTTAGCAAAAAGGAGATACCCAATGCACAATACACATATACCAACCATCCAACCCTCGCAAACTGTAAATGTACTTCACGCATTCAACTCCCCACGTGCCCTTTGTCCAATATGGATGATCTCCTCGTTCAGAAATGTATCCTTTTCAAACCCCTTCACAGCCAAGTCTAGCATCGTGGCCGCCATGTCCCTCACTTCTAGATTCGGCACGCCGGCCACAGCCTTGAGAAGCATCTGCGTCGTGCTCATCAGGATGCCTTCCCGTCCGGGACCGCTTATCAATCCTGGTTTGAGGACGCAGCTCTCAAACACGCCGTTTGACTGCTTTGCCGTTTCGAGGACTTTGGTTTCCACCTCTCCCTGGGGACGTTAGCTGCTTCCATGCCTCGTGATTATAAGTCAACTTGATAATAGAGTCAATGTGATGATGACAAAACAAACATACCCGCAGCAGACACATGTCGCCCATAATCCAAGGCTTCTTGCTCTGATCCCGCTCGGCATTCGCGCCACTCGCGTACACAAACCGGACTGGCTGGCCACTCCTCTGCACAGCGGACAGTGTATCAAGTCCAGTGACGGTGTAGTCGTAGCATATCCTACGGACGTCATCCCACTTCAGGGCCTTGGCCTTAGAAGGCGTCACGGCCATGAGCCTGCATCATCAGCACGTACGTCGCTGTTTTTAACAGAATGGAAACCATACCAGATGATCGCATCTGCTGTCTGGAACTCCGTCTTTATCTCATCGGTGTATTTGGAAAAGTCCTCGCACACCAGGGCCCTGAACTTGGAGTTGGGCTCTGGGGCGGGTGTAGAGCGACGTCCCAGGGCGACGATGGATGTGATTGATGGGTGGTGGATGGCTTGGCGGAGGACTTCGGTGCCGACGAAGCCTGTTGCGCCTGTGACGATGATTTTCATGATTGACTTTGCTGGATGTGTTGGTGGATGTGTCTGTTAGGTTGGAAGGAGTTTGGGTTGAATTGAAGTTGAGGGTTTGACTTTGGTTGGCGCGGTGTCTTGTAGCTTGGGGATTTACTCATCGTGGTTTAGGCCGTGTCGGTCCTCGGGACTTAGTGGAATGCGAGACTGAACCACCGTCTCTGAAAGGGGTGGTATAGTGCGCTGTTGGGTGAGATTTTGAGAAATGTGTGAGTTGATTAGTTGTC
This window contains:
- a CDS encoding 2-heptaprenyl-1,4-naphthoquinone methyltransferase (similar to Metarhizium acridum CQMa 102 XP_007810104.1), which translates into the protein MSSQQVAHAATTGFDNASAYDVHRPSYPPQAVQSLLENLGVANKPHARIVDLAAGTGKFTELLAAREEQYEIVAVEPVAKMRGSLEGKHLKGVEVRDGLATGMEVGDGWADAVIAAQSFHWFANEEALKEIHRVLKPGAKFGIIWNIEDYNQPPHWTASTAWENKMKQLILALPPDGTDRFRDDKWRQVFERQAEDAAPWFEVPIQEDKIPFTERRTKELLWDRIHTLSQVAVLGGADKDVFKKRFDAILREGDQVWNEEGEVEFHGFTTYGWTRRL
- a CDS encoding U6 snRNA-associated protein LSm6 (similar to Metarhizium acridum CQMa 102 XP_007810105.1) → MSSAENGNISQGEGKDPSSFLSDIIGNPVIVKLNSGVVYKGELQSVDGYMNIALEKTEEYVNGKKRRDYGDAFVRGNNVMYISADS
- a CDS encoding ubiquitin supergroup (similar to Metarhizium robertsii ARSEF 23 XP_007820436.1), translated to MSGEETSPPRPRAKKLPFKPTALRKSASQKVETPADATNTDDDGLELFRRSKEMEPIMAADRERRMKKKQKQEEERRKSAESAKRQLEDEDQTGVEVDEVRHDSPQDARSGTPVIGEPKDGNSTRFVSRVEGEVCLFTLADGLQSELVTPPASKRTRLDTPPSRRNVENIDIVPDDSPSTRLLRSHTKTTTTGSVHHPIIGAPNAEPISLLDSDDDDDDCVQITSIHTRQRDDSVEVLETSFAAQDDDDEFAEYIRKAEEQRARDKAMLSVGPDGAAAKDPIDVLVTSVVPGTKPCCFKFLFDKQLRVARNTWLSLQHHKGLLKEVQKEDDIILTWRRQKVYAFSTLLSLGIRPQGNGRAVVDGNSSNGLAGDRTRVHMEAWTLELFQEMEREGEQRRKREAGELPDDETSPQDEGEPPPPEVKIRVILKARDLEDVRLTVRPETTVETLVTGFRSQRSIGSDKDVGLWFDGDRLEEHVTMDEAEIDDMDTFEVHIK
- a CDS encoding nucleoside-diphosphate-sugar epimerase (similar to Talaromyces marneffei ATCC 18224 XP_002153119.1), producing MKIIVTGATGFVGTEVLRQAIHHPSITSIVALGRRSTPAPEPNSKFRALVCEDFSKYTDEIKTEFQTADAIIWLMAVTPSKAKALKWDDVRRICYDYTVTGLDTLSAVQRSGQPVRFVYASGANAERDQSKKPWIMGDMCLLRGEVETKVLETAKQSNGVFESCVLKPGLISGPGREGILMSTTQMLLKAVAGVPNLEVRDMAATMLDLAVKGFEKDTFLNEEIIHIGQRARGELNA